Within the Telopea speciosissima isolate NSW1024214 ecotype Mountain lineage chromosome 4, Tspe_v1, whole genome shotgun sequence genome, the region CCTAATTGATAAAATACATATAGTGACACTATCAGTAGAGCTGTTCTTGATTTCTAAATTTTCTCGTATATAATCTATGCATTCAGTGTGCAGGTTAAAGTTCCCAGAGACAAGCCCTGCATCGTACTTGAAGGAAATGCTGGTACTATAATTTCATGGAATGCATACACAACCGTTGATAAGAGTGCTACTTTCACTTCAGAAGCTGATAACTTTGTAGCCAAAAATATAGTCTTCAAGGTGAGGCAATTTTTGTTAGAAAAAACAATGGCCAAACTGGTAATTTTGTCGTGCAGCAGGGAAGagtactaaattttttttttctaaattataAACAGAACACTTATCATCAACCAGACATAAACAATGTGTAGCAGTCCGTTGCAGTAGAAGTAGCTGGCGACAAAGCATCTTTTCATGGATGTAGTTTCTATGGATATCAAGATACATTATGGGATGCCCTAGGTCGTCATTACTTTCAAAACTGCTTTATTGAAGGCGTGATAGATTTCATCTGGGGGAATGGCCAGTCCATATATGAGGTACGGTACCTATTGTAATTATTGAGGTCTAAAGCAGTAAAATCTCAATTGAGATTGCAAGGAAATTGACAATCCATGACACAACTCTGCATTCACTTTATGCAGGGATGTATAATAtctgttcttcctttcaatGGAGGAAGGGTAGCAGGGTTTATAACAGCTCGGGGCCGAAAGTCGGCTGAGGAGATGACTGGATTTGTATTTAAAGCAGGAACAGTAGTTAAAAATGGAAATGCACATTCCTATCTTGGCAGAGCTTATAGAGCTTATTCAAGAGTAATTTGGCATGACACAGAATTCTCAGATGTTGTAGTCCCCCAAGGATGGCAAGCTTGTAACCAACACGAGTAAGATCTCTCTTTCATTCTTGAATTTTTTGCCACCATATTAAATCTACCTTCATTTTTGTGCCCTACTATACTATTGATTTGACATCTCACTcacaatctctctcctccttgaccATGTGGGTCCCCTATTGACTAAACAATTCATGTGCCCTCATTGTGTGTGACATGAGAAATGCTCCCCATGCTAGCAGTGTGGAGAACACTATCCCTACATTTAATTTGCATAAACATGGAATGCAATTAATTTTTAGTCAATAATGT harbors:
- the LOC122659254 gene encoding probable pectinesterase 29 → MEDTYRVMTQRQPPLEKMSHVMHTKVKVPRDKPCIVLEGNAGTIISWNAYTTVDKSATFTSEADNFVAKNIVFKGCIISVLPFNGGRVAGFITARGRKSAEEMTGFVFKAGTVVKNGNAHSYLGRAYRAYSRVIWHDTEFSDVVVPQGWQACNQHEENLEYAEVKCHGPGSNLSKCVRWLKKLQEQDVQKFTDISYIDQDGWLANQP